A single Paenibacillus sp. FSL R5-0517 DNA region contains:
- a CDS encoding GldG family protein, which translates to MKKWLSHTNSTVLSVAVIGIFILLTLFLNSLGGFQLDLTSNKQYTLSDQSLTAIKDVKDDVNILVLTVENANNTVLNREVTDMVEEYTKRNSKLKLKQYNLTQEPALASKYGITGSSIVLEQGDQHKVIDIASLFTAAGDGSDGSYQFTGEEKLTQALMNMSSTEMHKMVFLTGHEELSLDQMTTLQSSLEQNNVQTEELQLNQAGKVPEDADVLAIIGPQRDLSDAEMKAIRTYLSNGGKLLLSLGFVEDMKSSWKNIDALMADYGVVDEHAVMVDNQQASTMGPLWVVPEYGTHAITDKLAASQLYPMLSLSIALTSKEQDKYTLSPLIHSSNDSYGETNIGGLLQNETTNDAKEDIQGPVELGYAADTTDGKPKAVILGSSIFMQDSEIANGGNRDFILNTVNYLSEKENGLTIRPRVQAGYETAYLSGEQARTIFFVAIVAFPLIFVIIGVLLWWRRRRV; encoded by the coding sequence ATGAAAAAATGGTTAAGTCATACCAACAGTACCGTGCTGTCTGTAGCGGTGATTGGCATCTTTATTTTGCTAACACTGTTCCTGAATTCACTTGGCGGCTTCCAGCTCGATCTGACCTCGAATAAACAATACACGTTGTCTGACCAGTCTCTTACTGCGATCAAAGACGTGAAGGATGACGTCAACATTCTGGTGTTAACCGTCGAAAATGCCAACAACACCGTGCTGAACCGTGAGGTCACGGATATGGTGGAGGAATACACGAAACGGAACAGTAAGCTGAAACTAAAACAGTATAATCTGACGCAGGAACCTGCGCTTGCATCCAAATACGGCATAACAGGCAGCTCCATTGTGCTGGAGCAGGGAGATCAACACAAAGTGATTGATATCGCCAGTTTGTTCACCGCGGCAGGTGACGGCAGTGACGGATCCTATCAGTTCACAGGTGAGGAAAAGCTGACACAGGCGCTTATGAATATGTCATCCACCGAGATGCATAAAATGGTCTTCCTGACCGGACATGAGGAGCTGAGTCTCGATCAGATGACTACGCTGCAATCCTCATTGGAACAAAATAATGTGCAGACAGAAGAATTGCAGTTGAATCAGGCCGGGAAGGTTCCGGAAGATGCAGATGTGCTTGCCATTATAGGTCCACAACGTGATCTCAGTGATGCAGAAATGAAGGCCATTCGCACATATCTGAGTAATGGAGGCAAGCTGTTATTGTCCCTCGGATTCGTAGAAGATATGAAATCCAGCTGGAAAAACATCGATGCCCTCATGGCAGACTATGGTGTCGTTGATGAGCATGCAGTGATGGTGGATAATCAACAAGCCAGTACGATGGGACCACTCTGGGTGGTACCGGAGTATGGAACACATGCAATTACGGACAAACTTGCTGCAAGCCAATTGTACCCGATGTTGTCGCTGTCGATCGCGCTGACCAGCAAAGAACAGGATAAATACACCCTTTCACCGTTAATCCATTCTTCCAATGACAGTTATGGGGAGACGAATATCGGAGGCTTATTGCAAAATGAAACAACCAATGATGCTAAAGAGGATATTCAGGGGCCAGTGGAACTTGGGTATGCAGCCGATACGACGGATGGCAAACCGAAGGCGGTTATTCTGGGCTCGTCGATTTTCATGCAGGATTCGGAAATTGCGAATGGCGGAAACAGGGACTTTATTTTGAATACCGTGAATTATTTGAGTGAGAAAGAAAATGGATTGACGATTCGTCCACGGGTACAAGCCGGATATGAGACGGCATACCTGAGCGGCGAACAGGCCAGAACGATTTTCTTCGTGGCTATTGTAGCGTTTCCGCTTATCTTTGTGATCATCGGTGTACTCTTATGGTGGAGGCGCAGACGGGTATGA
- a CDS encoding ABC transporter permease subunit, whose protein sequence is MRRMMAVCNKELQAYFLSPTSYFAFAVYVLMTSLLFYSSFVYYQPSIVDYRLVLGDTLSMLLFVVPLLTMRLVAEEFRQGTDELLLTSPARVTEIIFGKYLASLAILVVLILCSLVYPFIMSFYGTLDMTTVWMSALGLLFLGGSMMAIGLFASTLSQHQMVSAVAGFIILLVLWMLDSFAGNTGSALQQWLDPFALTNRFDSFMKGVLSGPDILYYVTLSGVFLLLSIQIVERKRWR, encoded by the coding sequence ATGAGACGAATGATGGCGGTGTGTAACAAAGAGCTGCAAGCTTATTTTCTGTCTCCAACGTCCTATTTTGCTTTTGCCGTATATGTACTGATGACCAGCTTGCTGTTCTACTCCAGTTTCGTATATTACCAGCCGAGTATTGTCGATTATCGACTCGTGCTGGGGGATACCTTATCCATGCTGCTGTTTGTTGTGCCTTTGTTAACGATGCGGCTTGTTGCGGAAGAATTCAGACAAGGAACGGATGAACTGCTGCTGACTTCCCCCGCGCGTGTAACAGAGATTATATTTGGCAAATACCTTGCTTCTCTGGCCATTCTGGTCGTGCTCATCCTGTGCAGTCTGGTGTACCCCTTCATCATGTCGTTCTATGGAACATTGGATATGACGACAGTATGGATGTCTGCGCTGGGTTTATTGTTCCTGGGCGGAAGCATGATGGCAATAGGACTGTTCGCTTCCACGTTATCCCAGCATCAGATGGTGTCTGCGGTGGCGGGTTTTATTATTTTGCTCGTTTTGTGGATGCTTGATTCATTCGCAGGTAATACAGGATCTGCTTTGCAGCAGTGGCTCGATCCGTTTGCCCTGACTAACCGGTTTGACAGCTTCATGAAAGGCGTGCTTAGCGGACCGGATATATTGTACTATGTCACACTTTCAGGTGTGTTTCTGCTGTTAAGCATTCAAATTGTCGAACGGAAGCGGTGGAGGTGA
- a CDS encoding ATP-binding cassette domain-containing protein has translation MLEVKQVSKVYEGQRGVHQLDFTMERGEIVGFLGPNGAGKTTTMRMITGYVHPTAGSILVDGVSVHDQGQRVRSKIGYLPETPPLYPDMTVQSYLKFVANLRDVPAREVKLRVSEMVSRLGLQGRERQMVRGLSKGYKQRLGLAGAIIHKPDLLVLDEPTSGLDPNQIIEIRDLIRELGENHTVLLSTHILPEVSTLCNRMLIINQGQLVLDGSPQHFGSAMGDQFKVSIEVKATAEQLHNVLKPWEKVRSEVIQTSDANTTRDTSLTSDTANTVKMLLTGENSEDFREELFYLLSGAGLPILEMKKENLSLEQIFLKLTTTETTTDIKDTNADSADWDQVAGAVMDQANVTSDNDSSSVSGTSPSPTSSTLTNTSTDASSHSRKGEDSK, from the coding sequence GTGCTCGAAGTGAAACAGGTCAGCAAAGTTTACGAAGGGCAGCGCGGCGTACATCAATTGGATTTCACCATGGAACGTGGTGAAATTGTCGGGTTTCTCGGCCCCAATGGTGCCGGAAAAACAACAACGATGCGTATGATTACGGGCTATGTGCATCCAACCGCGGGTTCCATCCTGGTGGATGGGGTATCGGTGCATGACCAAGGTCAGCGTGTTCGTTCCAAGATTGGATATCTGCCTGAAACTCCGCCACTGTATCCGGATATGACAGTGCAGTCCTACCTTAAATTCGTAGCGAATTTGAGAGATGTTCCGGCACGTGAGGTTAAGCTGCGGGTCAGCGAGATGGTAAGCAGATTGGGACTCCAGGGTCGGGAGAGACAAATGGTACGTGGGTTATCCAAAGGATACAAGCAACGCCTAGGGCTGGCAGGAGCCATTATTCACAAGCCGGATCTTTTGGTGCTGGATGAGCCAACTTCGGGCCTTGATCCAAATCAGATTATCGAGATCCGAGATCTGATTCGGGAACTGGGGGAGAATCATACGGTGTTGCTCAGTACGCATATTTTGCCTGAAGTGAGCACACTCTGTAATCGAATGTTGATCATTAATCAGGGGCAGCTCGTGCTGGATGGTTCACCACAGCATTTCGGATCAGCAATGGGGGATCAGTTCAAGGTGTCGATTGAAGTGAAGGCCACTGCGGAGCAATTACATAATGTGCTGAAACCATGGGAGAAAGTGCGGAGTGAAGTCATTCAAACATCAGATGCGAATACCACCAGAGATACTTCACTTACTTCTGATACAGCGAATACGGTTAAAATGCTTCTTACTGGAGAGAACTCGGAAGATTTCCGGGAGGAGCTATTTTACCTTTTGTCCGGTGCAGGATTACCGATTCTGGAGATGAAAAAGGAGAATCTCAGTCTGGAACAGATTTTCCTGAAGCTGACCACAACCGAGACAACAACGGATATAAAAGATACAAACGCGGATTCGGCAGATTGGGATCAGGTTGCTGGGGCAGTGATGGATCAGGCGAATGTAACTTCCGACAACGACTCGTCGAGTGTATCGGGAACATCACCGAGTCCAACAAGTAGTACATTAACGAACACTTCAACGGATGCTTCGTCCCATTCGCGCAAAGGGGAGGACTCCAAATGA
- a CDS encoding glycosyltransferase family 4 protein, translating to MKVLFTFYVPSGGVDTLNRLRTAVLKRHGIEAHLLYLNTGSGLQNNSDTPIFTASSDEDIHHIIHTHHYDAIIATSDIAMPGRLRALGYTGKIIFEAQGLGTRDQALETIQMGVPYLQAHCDAAVIPPTDHLLDMFIHICPWLHRFVIPNMLDTDTFAPVLVDTPPYPVLAWVGRLEHNKNWREYLIISSEIIKKNPKARLWLFHDPTLANPEDEVMFRHMLAEYGLEDRIGIFVNVPHSQMPAYYSMIAASGGIMLSTSLLEGFGYAVAEAISCGCPVLSTDSDGVRSFITHNKTGKFYPIGNIKAAVDEARDLMKNKKLREYIRIQGRQHMSLSFSPDRYAHSFREMMTALRIFH from the coding sequence GTGAAAGTATTATTCACGTTTTATGTTCCAAGCGGTGGCGTGGATACGTTAAACCGACTGCGCACCGCTGTTCTGAAACGCCATGGCATTGAAGCGCACCTACTTTATCTCAACACAGGCTCGGGATTGCAGAACAACAGTGATACCCCCATTTTCACCGCATCCAGTGACGAGGATATCCATCATATCATTCATACTCATCATTATGATGCCATCATCGCCACTTCAGACATCGCTATGCCCGGCCGCTTGAGAGCGCTTGGCTATACAGGAAAAATTATTTTTGAAGCGCAGGGACTCGGAACACGCGATCAGGCTCTGGAAACGATACAGATGGGTGTACCTTACCTTCAGGCCCATTGCGATGCTGCCGTTATCCCTCCCACAGACCACCTTCTGGATATGTTCATTCATATCTGTCCTTGGCTACATCGGTTTGTTATTCCCAATATGCTGGATACAGACACCTTCGCACCGGTTCTGGTGGATACTCCACCCTATCCAGTGCTGGCTTGGGTAGGACGACTTGAACACAATAAAAACTGGCGGGAATATTTAATCATTTCGAGTGAAATCATCAAAAAAAATCCGAAAGCCAGACTATGGTTATTCCATGATCCCACTTTGGCTAATCCAGAAGATGAAGTCATGTTCCGGCACATGTTGGCAGAATACGGGCTTGAGGATCGGATCGGCATCTTCGTCAATGTTCCCCATTCTCAGATGCCCGCATACTATTCGATGATTGCTGCGTCAGGGGGAATCATGTTATCCACTTCCCTGCTAGAAGGATTCGGCTATGCCGTCGCTGAAGCCATTAGCTGCGGTTGCCCAGTGCTCAGCACAGATTCGGATGGTGTGCGCTCATTCATCACACATAATAAGACTGGAAAGTTTTATCCCATTGGAAATATAAAGGCTGCTGTAGACGAAGCAAGAGACCTCATGAAGAACAAGAAACTGCGGGAGTATATCCGCATTCAGGGCAGACAGCATATGAGCTTGTCTTTCTCACCTGATCGATATGCCCATTCTTTCCGTGAAATGATGACAGCACTGCGAATTTTTCATTGA
- a CDS encoding DHA2 family efflux MFS transporter permease subunit, with protein sequence MKEQTAVSQEPAEFSIKTIILPLLAIIVGMIMVILDSTVVNVAIPNLVQYFETDLKTIQWTVTGYTLALSAVIPLAGWLTDRFGAKRVFLFTIAMFTLGSVLCSIAQSPEQLIIYRVIQGLGGGMVAPIGMAMVFRLAPPERRGSIMGMLGIPMLLAPALGPVLSGWFIESLSWHWIFLINLPIGIAAFILCIKFLPDTDRGRTPALDLLGMILAPIAFSMLAYGVSEGGTSWTSTTTLTGVIVGGVALILFIIVELRHQNPLLELRVFKSSDFSRGIILAWVSQVALFGAMILIPLYLQQIKGYTALETGLILLPQALASGVGMPLGGRLFDKIGARPLAFVGLGIISGALFILSSITAETGLGLIITALIMMGLGMGLSMMPLNTHVLNAAPRKLVGRVTPLTAAAQQVVVSFAVAGLTGFLTSRIADNTTSAEPTAIVQGLVSGFNDTFFLAACIALFGCLLSLILRKPKPMPEEELQNGDKPDPAMMMGH encoded by the coding sequence GTGAAAGAACAAACAGCAGTATCACAGGAGCCGGCAGAGTTTTCGATTAAAACCATTATTTTGCCACTCCTGGCTATTATCGTCGGCATGATCATGGTTATTCTGGACAGTACCGTTGTTAATGTGGCCATTCCGAATCTCGTTCAATATTTCGAGACGGATCTGAAGACCATCCAATGGACGGTTACAGGATATACCTTGGCTTTGTCTGCAGTTATTCCGCTGGCAGGTTGGTTAACTGACCGTTTCGGTGCCAAAAGAGTATTCCTGTTCACCATTGCCATGTTTACCTTGGGTTCTGTGTTATGCTCCATTGCCCAATCACCTGAGCAATTAATCATTTACCGTGTTATTCAAGGGCTTGGGGGAGGCATGGTTGCTCCTATTGGTATGGCGATGGTATTTCGACTGGCTCCTCCTGAACGAAGAGGTTCCATCATGGGCATGCTCGGAATTCCCATGCTGCTTGCCCCTGCACTGGGCCCGGTATTGTCCGGTTGGTTTATTGAATCACTGAGCTGGCACTGGATCTTCCTGATTAACTTGCCCATTGGTATTGCAGCTTTCATTCTATGTATCAAATTTTTGCCTGATACAGATCGTGGACGCACGCCTGCACTGGATCTGCTCGGCATGATTCTGGCGCCAATCGCATTCTCAATGCTCGCTTACGGTGTGAGTGAGGGGGGAACGAGCTGGACATCTACAACAACACTGACTGGTGTAATCGTAGGTGGCGTGGCGCTCATCTTATTCATTATTGTGGAACTTCGTCATCAAAATCCATTGCTCGAACTCCGGGTATTCAAATCATCTGATTTCTCGCGTGGGATTATTCTCGCATGGGTTTCGCAAGTGGCGCTGTTCGGTGCGATGATCCTGATCCCGCTTTATTTGCAGCAGATCAAAGGGTATACTGCACTGGAAACGGGATTGATTCTGCTTCCGCAGGCTCTGGCTTCCGGCGTGGGTATGCCGCTTGGTGGTCGGTTGTTTGATAAAATTGGTGCCAGACCTCTGGCCTTCGTGGGTCTGGGAATTATCTCGGGAGCCTTGTTTATTCTGTCCTCCATCACGGCAGAGACAGGTCTTGGCCTGATTATCACGGCCCTGATCATGATGGGTCTGGGTATGGGCTTGTCCATGATGCCACTCAATACGCATGTATTGAATGCTGCACCACGTAAGCTGGTTGGACGGGTTACACCGCTTACGGCCGCTGCACAGCAAGTGGTCGTGTCCTTTGCGGTTGCAGGGCTCACAGGTTTCCTTACTTCCAGAATCGCAGACAATACAACGAGTGCAGAGCCGACCGCTATAGTTCAAGGTCTGGTGAGTGGTTTCAATGATACGTTCTTCCTGGCCGCTTGTATTGCATTGTTTGGATGTCTGCTCAGTCTGATTCTGCGCAAACCAAAACCGATGCCGGAAGAAGAACTTCAAAATGGCGACAAGCCTGATCCCGCGATGATGATGGGACACTAA
- a CDS encoding glycosyltransferase family 4 protein: MRVLLVTYWELTHMGGIWTYVKQLADRLISLGVEVDIMGTNGAKNEVYVRNLNRAFSKDTVWPMLQAKLNPTDLPQFTADPLLAYYELNRYAFEMAAAYLGVDHYDVIHAQDPVAAVAIKRILNRNIPLVTSYHGALAREAFYDAQNSNPQLTLSTYLQSKRGRYFLSLEERSAAQSELILVSSHWIKSTLTELAVPESKFRQIPYAIDLPTYRASAAVKFRQRPPAGKKVIAFTGRLEYIKGVHVLIKALASLKSKRTDWVCWIAGEGNLSDELRAQATAAGIGADVVFWGKLDNIPSFLRHADIYVQPSLQDTQPFSVTEAQLAGIPVIVSGTAGMPEMVEPGRTGWVVPPQDVDSLSELLNALLEDNVTRRTVGAAAKAWAEQHRSLEEMGMRTFQVYQEAIYRGGQPI; the protein is encoded by the coding sequence ATGAGAGTTCTGCTCGTTACGTATTGGGAGCTTACACATATGGGAGGCATATGGACATATGTTAAACAACTGGCCGACAGGCTGATTTCACTTGGTGTAGAGGTTGATATCATGGGCACAAATGGTGCTAAAAACGAGGTATATGTTCGTAATCTGAACCGCGCTTTCTCCAAGGATACGGTGTGGCCCATGCTGCAAGCCAAACTCAATCCGACCGATCTGCCACAATTCACTGCCGATCCGCTTCTCGCTTATTATGAACTGAATAGATATGCCTTCGAGATGGCCGCCGCTTATCTGGGAGTAGACCACTATGACGTAATCCATGCGCAAGATCCCGTAGCCGCCGTAGCCATTAAACGCATCTTGAACCGCAATATCCCACTGGTCACCAGCTATCATGGGGCACTTGCCCGCGAGGCCTTTTACGATGCTCAAAACTCCAACCCGCAACTTACTCTTTCTACCTATCTGCAATCCAAACGCGGACGTTATTTTCTCTCATTGGAAGAGCGAAGTGCAGCACAGTCTGAGCTGATTCTGGTGTCCAGTCATTGGATCAAAAGTACACTTACAGAACTCGCGGTTCCAGAGTCGAAGTTCAGGCAAATCCCCTATGCTATCGACCTGCCAACCTACCGTGCCTCAGCAGCCGTGAAATTTCGCCAACGACCACCCGCGGGCAAGAAAGTCATTGCCTTTACCGGAAGGCTTGAATACATCAAGGGTGTACATGTATTAATCAAGGCTTTAGCCAGTCTGAAAAGCAAACGTACCGATTGGGTGTGCTGGATCGCAGGAGAAGGCAATCTATCCGATGAGTTGCGGGCACAGGCCACGGCAGCAGGCATTGGCGCTGATGTTGTGTTCTGGGGCAAACTCGACAATATCCCTTCCTTCCTGCGCCACGCAGACATCTATGTCCAGCCCAGCCTGCAGGATACTCAGCCGTTCTCCGTGACCGAAGCACAACTGGCGGGTATACCTGTTATCGTCAGTGGTACAGCCGGCATGCCTGAGATGGTTGAACCGGGACGTACAGGATGGGTTGTTCCTCCACAGGATGTCGACTCGCTCAGTGAACTGTTGAATGCATTACTGGAGGATAACGTTACCCGAAGAACAGTGGGGGCGGCGGCAAAAGCCTGGGCTGAACAACATCGTTCATTGGAAGAAATGGGAATGCGTACTTTTCAAGTCTATCAGGAGGCTATTTACAGAGGAGGACAACCGATATGA
- a CDS encoding GNAT family N-acetyltransferase has product MITELHTERLFLRKMNVLDAASLFEIWSDPEVTRFMNITPFTDESQAIAMINILDDLSQENKAIRFSIIAQESNEIIGSCGYNLLDYDNLKAEIGYDIARSHWGKGYATEAISSLLAHAFSTMKLNRIEAKVDPDHVNSIKLLLKLNFTYEGTLRAYERAGETFNDLNMYSKLATDE; this is encoded by the coding sequence TTGATTACAGAGTTACACACAGAACGGTTATTTTTGCGAAAAATGAACGTATTGGATGCGGCCAGCTTGTTTGAAATTTGGTCTGATCCGGAGGTTACTAGATTCATGAATATCACTCCTTTTACGGATGAAAGTCAAGCCATAGCCATGATTAATATTCTGGACGATCTTTCTCAGGAAAACAAGGCTATTCGATTCTCTATCATCGCGCAAGAGTCCAATGAAATTATAGGTTCATGCGGTTATAACTTACTGGATTATGACAATCTCAAAGCAGAAATTGGGTATGACATTGCCAGATCACACTGGGGAAAAGGATATGCGACAGAAGCGATCTCTTCTTTGTTAGCTCATGCCTTCTCGACGATGAAGCTGAATCGAATTGAAGCAAAGGTTGACCCCGATCATGTGAATTCTATCAAGCTATTATTAAAGCTCAATTTCACATACGAAGGTACCCTCAGAGCATACGAAAGGGCAGGCGAAACGTTCAACGATCTGAATATGTATTCCAAGTTGGCGACAGATGAATAA